A window of the Zeugodacus cucurbitae isolate PBARC_wt_2022May chromosome 4, idZeuCucr1.2, whole genome shotgun sequence genome harbors these coding sequences:
- the LOC105215004 gene encoding chymotrypsin BI, with protein sequence MMITHTRTMPMLQMLLLTCLVERYTATSWRSVKPMYLLSMYEPSDDYSSEPMVLSLEADTAEDDPSLQRTPAMDRIFGGSVAERHSFPYQVGLLLQRPKGLYWCGGALISDEYVLTAAHCVDMAKRALVFLGAHEIKNANEMGQVRIMVKRNSFIIYPSWNPRRLKDDIALVRLPVPIEFNDRIQPIPLPRRSYEYQDFQDKLAIASGWGRYAMGAHAISNVLRYVKLRIIDGWTCKRSFPLSYHSTNICTSGKFARSTCNGDSGGPLVVRRRHTKKRVLVGLTSFGSIHGCDLGYPAAFTKVASYLDWINDETGIELWQESSNAIVFKKILKDYERKHNKYNYLNEDLTMEDEEDWNDSTEKIPEFSPVRIKRPSRVGRTSYTLRPPRQRTRYASPRTYRKYIFL encoded by the exons atgatgattacacacacacgcacaatgcCAATGCTGCAAATGCTGCTGCTAACGTGCCTAGTGGAGCGCTACACCGCCACCAGTTGGCGGTCGGTGAAACCGATGTATCTGCTGTCCATGTACGAGCCTTCCGATGATTATTCTAGTGAGCCGATGGTTTTAAGCTTAGAAGCGGATACCGCGGAGGACGATCCGTCGTTGCAGCGCACGCCAGCGATGGATCGTATTTTTGGCGGTAGTGTTGCAGAACGCCACAGTTTTCCATATCAAGTCGGATTGCTGTTGCAGCGACCCAAGGGCCTCTACTGGTGTGGTGGTGCACTGATTTCGGATGAATATGTTTTGACTGCGGCACATTGTGtggatat GGCCAAGCGTGCTCTGGTCTTTCTTGGTGCACATGAGATTAAAAACGCCAATGAAATGGGCCAAGTGCGTATTATGGTGAAGCGTAATAGTTTCATCATATATCCATCCTGGAATCCAAGACGTCTCAAAGATGACATCGCTTTGGTGCGTCTGCCAGTGCCTATCGAGTTTAACG ATCGCATACAGCCGATTCCGTTGCCGCGTCGCAGTTATGAGTACCAAGATTTCCAAGATAAGTTAGCCATTGCGTCCGGCTGGGGACGCTATGCAATGGGCGCGCATGCCATTAGCAATGTGTTGCGCTATGTGAAGCTACGCATAATTGATGGCTGGACTTGTAAACGTAGTTTCCCGCTCTCATATCACAGTACGAACATCTGTACGAGCGGCAAGTTTGCGCGCTCCACTTGCAACGGTGATTCTGGTGGTCCACTGGTTGTGCGACGCAGACATACGAAAAAACGTGTACTCGTCGGCCTCACATCGTTCGGTAGTATACATGGCTGCGATCTCGGCTATCCGGCGGCATTTACGAAAGTCGCATCATATCTAGACTGGATTAATGATGAGACCGGCATTGAATTGTGGCAAGAATCATCGAACGCGATAGTTTTCAAGAAAATCTTAAAAGATTATGAGCGTAAGCATAACAAATACAATTATCTAAATGAGGACTTAACAATGGAAGATGAGGAAGATTGGAATGATAGCACAGAGAAGATACCGGAATTTTCACCAGTACGCATAAAACGACCGTCCAGAGTTGGACGTACATCATATACCTTAAGACCACCTCGACAAAGAACACGTTATGCGTCGCCAAGAActtatcgaaaatatatatttttgtga
- the LOC105213880 gene encoding serine protease 1, translating to MKVFIALVLTFAVASAYILPDQSAFNDDVDNVFDEPAFIEDMPTSPVLSGRITNGNKASAGQFPYQAGLSLTRGTSNYWCGGSLIGSTWILTAAHCSDQVSKVTVYLGSTARTSAKVKYIVTSSSIYQHTGYKAKTLANDITLIKIPAVTYTSEISAIKLPSISSSYASYDGSYAIASGWGRTSDTSSTSSSLNYARLPIIANSVCASTYGKQVITANTICVSTPSGTSTCQGDSGGPLALESGDVLVGVTSFVSKSGCASGAPAGFVRVTSYLPWIKERTGISY from the exons ATGAAGGTCTTCATCGCACTTGTTTTAACCTTTGCTGTCGCCTCAGCTTACATCCTTCCCGATCAGTCGGCTTTCAATGACGATGTGGACAATGTTTTTGACGAGCCCGCTTTCATTGAGGATATGCCAACATCACCAGTTCTATCCGGACGTATTACCAACGGCAACAAAGCTTCGGCTGGTCAATTCCCCTATCAAGCCGGTTTATCGCTAACTCGCGGTACCAGCAATTATTGGTGCGGTGGTTCGCTCATCGGTTCCACTTGGATTTTAACTGCAGCTCACTGCTCTGACCA AGTTTCCAAAGTCACCGTCTATCTGGGCAGCACCGCACGTACATCGGCTAAAGTTAAGTACATCGTGACCTCAAGCTCTATCTACCAACACACCGGTTATAAGGCGAAAACGCTTGCCAATGACATTACTTTGATTAAGATCCCAGCTGTAACTTACACCAGCGAGATTTCCGCCATTAAGTTGCCTTCGATATCTTCATCGTACGCTAGCTACGACGGCAGCTACGCTATTGCCTCAGGCTGGGGCCGCACCAGTGACA CTTCTTCGACTTCATCATCCTTGAATTACGCTCGCCTCCCGATCATAGCTAATTCAGTCTGTGCTTCCACTTATGGTAAACAAGTGATAACCGCCAACACCATCTGTGTATCTACACCAAGTGGTACGTCCACCTGCCAAGGCGATTCTGGCGGTCCATTGGCTTTGGAATCTGGTGATGTGCTTGTCGGCGTTACTTCCTTCGTATCGAAGTCCGGTTGCGCTTCAGGTGCTCCAGCCGGTTTTGTCCGTGTTACTAGCTACCTCCCATGGATTAAGGAGAGAACTGGCATTTCTTACTAA
- the LOC105213888 gene encoding protein tantalus — MERIVAGIAKINFQQNFEDILVESRFGNMAAQLQEMSRSVDAIPKCNSNDNTIESDIESDINSSSETNLFGDDDADSTGSSSKVGGTFSQRRNLPRRACKENSLKVKRRSIMKPKRQSSSTSCDFSMLRPAEIRKIYCNKKLKSFRPACLETIFEEPQSEPRRGDDTVATCSTALRLIGLRKIRRSLSCSDGLNTNKTLIKQRRAKIKKVFGRRSACKKISLHDFIDRLNKSFGDEADVEDADLETDDNNPQDEVMEAEISVTTVDSSTPATTPNTSRTDFAMQLETELVDANECSNKNIEREALYSVPNNCGTLSYSSDTADTSLTSA; from the exons ATGGAACGGATTGTTGCTGGTAtagcgaaaataaattttcaacaaaattttgaagatattttggTTGAAAGTCG TTTTGGAAATATGGCCGCCCAATTGCAGGAGATGTCTAGATCAGTTGATGCAATCCCTAAATGCAATAGCAATGACAACACAATAGAGAGTGACATAGAATCAGATATTAACAGTTCCAGcgaaacaaatttatttggtgATGATGATGCAGATAGCACTGGCAGCAGTAGCAAAGTCGGTGGAACTTTTTCACAGCGTCGCAATTTACCGCGTCGTGCCTGCAAGGAAAACAGTTTAAAAGTCAAAAGACGTTCGATTATGAAACCAAAGCGTCAAAGCTCCTCAACGTCATGTGATTTCTCTATGCTTCGTCCAGCTGAAATACgtaaaatttattgcaataaaaaactgaaaagtTTTCGACCCGCTTGCTTGGAGACAATCTTTGAAGAGCCGCAGTCTGAACCGCGTCGAGGTGATGATACGGTTGCTACCTGCAGTACTGCATTACGACTGATTGGCTTGCGAAAAATACGCCGTTCACTATCCTGTTCAGATGGtttaaataccaataaaacCTTAATAAAGCAGAGACGTGCTAAAATAAAGAAAGTGTTTGGTCGACGTAGTGCTTGCAAAAAGATTTCATTACATGATTTTATCGATCGTTTGAATAAAAGTTTTGGCGACGAAGCGGACGTCGAAGATGCCGATCTAGAGACTGACGACAATAATCCACAGGATGAAGTAATGGAGGCAGAAATATCTGTCACAACGGTTGATTCTTCAACGCCCGCAACAACACCAAACACATCAAGAACTGATTTCGCAATGCAATTAGAAACGGAATTGGTTGATGCAAACGAGtgtagcaataaaaatattgaaagagaGGCGCTATATTCTGTGCCAAATAATTGTGGCACTCTATCATATTCTTCAGATACAGCAGATACAAGTTTGACTAGTGCATAA